Within Chloracidobacterium sp., the genomic segment AAGTGCATTGAAATATGCGGGTTCTTGAGCGATCGGCATTTGGCCCACGAGGTAAGCACGACCAACTGCTCGGACCTATATACTTTCAGTGACCCAAAAGAGTTAGAGGCAATCTTTGTTGCCGAAATGAATTGAGAGGTTTTATTTATTAGAATTATGGGGTTTTAGGCCGTTTCCACGGCATTTCTCGCTCCCGTCGAACGAGAGATTCCCAGAATATTCTATTTTTGGCTTCGTTCGCCGTGCGACGTTGCATCACCAGCATCGGCATCCCACGACCTGCGATCCGGCTTTTGAAATGAAAGGAGAAGAATGATGAGTTACAAGAGATCTATTTTCATCGCAGTATTTGCCGCGTGTAGCGTGGCGGTGCTTGCGAGCAATGTACTGGCGGCTGAGATCATGCCGAGTTATGCGACGTTGCCAACCGGTTGGGTCGTTGACCGATATGAACCTGTATCTTTCACTAACGTCGGCCCGTTTCAAGGTCGGCCGGATGTATTGGGAATAAGCATCGGCCCCTCAACCGATTCTGCAAATCGTGGTGGTCAGAGTGGTACTTTCTACAACACACAGGGTCGTCAGTTTACTTTCTCGTTGCCACAAGGCCCCGGTTCGATGCTTTCATCAGTACTTTATATCCCTGCGGCATGGGCGAATCAGGCATCAGGTGCTGTCCGAACCGATATGTGGGGAGTGATGGTTGATGGATCTAATGCGGTAACTGCATACCCAGTTATTGGCTTTACAAATTACGGCGGAATCGCACGGCTTAGGGTTTATAATGTCGATACTGGTCTTTGGACAGATCTACCTGGCCCAGTCAATTATGATGCGTGGACCCGTCTATCGATAGAATTAACGCCCACGACTTTGAATTACTATGTCAATGGAGTATTAGTCAACACACAAACTGACATTAATGGTTCGGTAGCCTTTGGGGCAACGATCATGCAGGCTTATAACTTTGCCGATCCCGCGATCGCTCCACCGGCACTCTCGACTGCTGCATATACTGCACATTGGAGCAACATCGCACTTACCAGTATTGTTGATGACGATTCAGTTTGCCCCGGTGCATCGTACACAACAATCGGAGCAGCAATTACAGCTGCTGCATCGGGTGACACGATCAGCGTCTGCCCGGGCACATATAATGAAAGCCCGACGATCACCAAGTCACTTACTGTCCAATCGACGGGCGGGCGTGAAGTGACGACGATTCAGTTGCCTCCATCAAATGCTCCCGGAGTCGGGTATCTGGGGAGTGTCTATATCAATTCCCCAACGGCTGACGTCGTAATCGATGGCTTTACAATAATCGGTAACGATGCCGCCAATCCTGTACTGGCAAACTCCAATGTGGTTTCCCAAGCCTCCAATTCGTTAAATGTGACAAACAGTCGCCTTAAGGTCGGTGCTCGCGACGGCGGGACAAACAATGATGACGGTATCGGTGTACTCACGACTTTCAGTATTGGAGCGGGTGCGGTATCAGTAACAAACAATGAGTTCATGCCTGTCAATGCCGAGGGGGCGCGAGCGTTCTATATTAATCCCGGTACCGGTACTACTTTCAACTTCCAGAATAATCAGGTCACCGGTCACTTCACCAAAAACGCGGCAACCGAATGCGGAGGCCTAATTTCTGGTAATAAGTTCACCGGTACAGGGGCGTCTGGCGGTTTTGGTGCCTACAACTTTGGTGGACCGGCTTGCGGCGATCCCGGGACGTACACAAATAACAGCGTTACTGGTGCCACGACCGGAATGTACATAACCGGAGCTAACGGTGTAGTACTCACGGGTAACAGCTTTACGGACAACGTAACCGGAATTTTTATTACGGACGTAGATGTAACGGGTACGGTCGCCCATTTCAATCGCATTGCAAATAACTCGTCAGCTGGTATAGAAAACGCCACTGCCTCTGTGGTCGACGCCGAAAATAACTGGTGGGGCTGCAACTACGGTCCCGGAGTCGGAGGCACAGGCTGTGCAGGAACTGCAAATGGTATTACAGGTGCCGGAGCGGCAAATGTTGATGCTGATCCATGGCTGAGGCTTACCACTTCGGCAGCAACTCCGACTGTCATTGTTGGAGGAACCGACGTCGTTTCATCACTGTTAACTACCAACTCGGACAATAATACGCCGGGCGGCGGCTTTATTTGGAACGGCACGCCTGCGACTTTCGTCGGCACAAATGGCGCAGTTGCTCCACCGAGCAGCACGACTACTTCCGGAGCGACGGGCACGATTTTCACGGGTACGGTTCCCGGAGTCGGCGGCGTTGCAACGACAGTTGACGGTCAAACCGTCAGTGCTCCGATTACTGTTTATAACGCGGCATGCGCGGCGATCTCGATCCCGTTGAATATTCCGACACTCAGGAATCAGCAGGTGACGGTTCCGATCTATTCGGATCTATTGACGGGTCGTAATGCCCTTGGTTACGTGACGACGATCACATATGACTCGTCCAAGCTGGGCTACAACGGGTTAGATAGTACCGGGACGTTGAGCAGCGGACTATCTTTCACTGTTGATAATTCGATGCCGGGAACCTTGCAGATATTTGCATTCGGTGCTGTTCCAATGTCGGGTTCGGGAGTGATGGTGAACCTATTGTTCCAGGCCAACGGCACGATCGACGCAGTTCCGACCCCGATCACGTTCACGAGTTACTCGTTCAATGAGGGAAATCCGTGTTCAACGACAACGGACGGTAGCGTGAAGATCATTTCAGGTGATATTAGCGGGCGCGTGACCTTTGCACTAAACGGCGCAAACGGCGTACCGAATGTAGCCATGAATGCAACCGGCACTTCGCCTGCTGTTACGACCAATACGAACTATGCTGGATTACCGGGCACGTGGGGAAATTACACGTTGACCGGATTTGGCTCAGGCCCGTATACAGTGACGCCGGCTAAGGCTATGCAGCCTGCCCAGTCGGGTCCGACGATCAACGGAATTACTCCGTCAGATTCGGCCTGTATCGCTCAATGGGGAGTCGGTCAAACATGCGTAACGACTGCTAGTCCAACAACTTCCGTTCCGGCTCCGGGATCAGCCAGATTCAGAGCTGCGGACGTTACTAAGAACGGCACATTGTCGCCGCTCGATGCAGCCTACATTGCTCAGTTCTCGGTCAACACGCCGAATCCGGGCTTTGCAGGAACTTGGGAGTTTATTAATCCGAGCACTTCTTACACTCAGGCTCAGATAGAAACCGGAGTTTCGGGTCAGGACTATACGGCCATCCTGCTCGGCGACGTAACCGGCAACTGGAATCCGGCGATCGCAGGTGGCAATCGTCCGGCTCCGGTCGACCCTGAGTCGCAGAAGGATGCGGTCACGGCCGCTGCTGGTGATCTTCAGGCAGCACCGGGTGCTCCCGTTACTGTTCCGGTCAGTATCCGCAATCTGGCGGGACGCGGTGTGACGGCTTACCAGTTCGACGTCATTTACGATCCGAGAGTACTCGAGACGCTGGAAACAGCGGCCGGGCTTTCCGGAACGGTAAGCGACGGTATGAGCGTGGTGTTCAACAGCACGGAACCGGGACGCCTGCGGGTCGCGGTCTATGGAGCTACTTCGGTCGCCGGCGACGGTAACCTGATCGACCTTCACTTCCGAGCCATCGGAGCAGTTGGAACAGCATCAACGCTGTCCATCGATTCGCTGGTGCTCAACGAAGGCGGCATTGGGATCTTGACCCGCGACGGTCAGGTGAGAGTTGCTACGGCAGAGCAGGGCACGATCCGAGGCAACCTCCTTACCGCAACCGGCCAGGGAGTGGTCAACGCCCGAGTGAATCTTACCAGCACCACCGGTGAGAAACGTTCGGTCTTGTCATCCTCGTTCGGCGGCTTTGAGTTCGGCGGCCTTACGACGGGTGAGACCTATACCGTGACGGTCAACTCGAAGCGGTTCACCTTTAGCCCCAGAACAGTCAGCGTCGTTGACGCCGTGACCACTCTGGACATAATCGCTGAACAATAGTTCGGCGACCGGTCGAGGGGACGGTCGATGATCGTCCCCTCGATTTTTTTTAAGACACTATCCCCCGGATTGCCGGGTTGGAATGTACGCGTTAGAAGCACGTTTCCTTTTATCGCGGGGGAGAATATATGAAGCAGTTTTACATCACATTCTTGATGATCCTTAGTTTTGGCGCCGCTGCTATCGCCTCCGGCCAAGCCGTGACTGTCACCGCTCCGACCCAGTTTGTTCTTGTCGGCTCGACGCCGACACTTGCTATAACGGCGTCGGACACGACAGGCCTCGGAATACTGGGTTACAGGGGCGAGATAACCTACAACCCGAACGTAATCGTCGTCGTTGGAGGCAATGCCGGCTGCAATGTCTCGGGCACGATCAGCAGCTCGTTCGTCGCATTTTGCAGTGATAATTTTGTCAATGCGACGACTCGAAGAATTGATTTCTTCACTTCGGGTGCTGTCCCGCTTACGGGTGCCGGAGATTTGATCAAATTCAATTTTACGGTTGTCGGAGCTGCCGGAACATCTTCGCCACTCACTTTCACTGATTTCTTCTTCAACGAGGGTGGTCCATTCGATCCTATTGATGTCACTGTCAACGGCCTTATAACTATCGTACCGGCGAGTGCTGCGGCAGCATCGCTCAGCGGCAGAGTTGTGGCTCAAGACGGAAGACCATTGCCCAGAATCCGAGTCACGCTTATAGATGCTTCTGGGGATGTAAGCCAAGCGATCTCTAGTGTTTTCGGGTACTATCGATTTGACGATGTTCAGATCGGTCAATCGTACCTTCTGCAGGCAAGTTCTAAATCCTATTTGTTCGTGCCGAAGGTCGTTACGTTAGGCGACGAACTGAATGAGATCGACATTATTGCGTTGCCTTAATGTTTAGCTCTTCAATGACGGGGATAGTGAAAAAGGCGGGGAGCAATTCTCGCTTTGTTCCGTTTTGAAATAGAGTTTCGTTCAGAATATCAGCGTTGAGCGGTCGATGGGGTCTATGAAGTTTTAGCGGGATGGAAGATCGTTGCGGCGATTTGCATGACAAATTATTTTGTCCGCCGTTGTGATCGGGTGGAAATCGATTTGAACGGAACCGCAGGTATCTGTATGCCCCTCTTTCCCTATTTTCCTGCCGCAAGTTCTGCAAGGAACTCGTTGATTTTTTCGGCTTGGTCTGGTGGTAGGTCATCCTTGCCGTAGCGGACGCGATTGTCGGTTTCGGTGACGAACAATGCTTCAGGGATGCCGGACTCGCGGGCTAACTCGAGCGGGGTTAACGTTTGCGGCCGGAACGAGACAGGTGGTGACGATCACGTTCGATACGATACTCGCACCATTGGCATTCAGCACACCGGTAACGTTTGGAGACACACCGATCGTGAGAGACGTGATCAGCACCAACGCTGATCCGCTTTTTGCAACATATGCGGACGGGGCAGTCACCTTTGCCACGGGATTAGAATCAGACGTTACGCCACGGTTTAGCGGTGACAATATACTAACCGTAACCGATTACACGCAAACCGGGCTTTTGCCGTCGGGCTTGACACCCAATCCATCGTTTAACGAGTTTCAGCGTGCCGATTCGGCCCCATCGAAACAAGGGGAGACGGTTTTATTACTGTGGCCGATTATGTCCAAGCTGGCCGTTATGCAGTATCACTTGACGATGGTTCTCCGGTGGTGAATCAAATCAGTGATGCGGCAGCCAGAGCTCTGCCGGCGACATTTGTGTCGGGCACAATAGACATTTCCGGAACCGCATCAAACGGTTTTTCGGTTAGCGGAACTGTGGTTTCCTCGAGTGGAATGCCAATTTCAAATGTGACGATCGTTTTGACGGATCGTACCGGAATTGCTCGAAGTGCGAACTCAAATCCATTCGGATTCTTCGAGATTAAAAATATTCCGACTGGAGTGGTATATACGCTTTCGGCGACGTCAAAGCGTTATTCGTTCCCGACGAGTACGGTCGTAATGAACGCGGATCTAGTCGGAATCGATCTTGTCGCAGACCCATAGAATGCCGACAAAATGTGGTACGAATTAACTGGGAATGCTCTCCGATAAATAAAATGGCTGCTCTAGCTTCCAGCACTAGAACAGCCATTTCTTTTTGCTTCGATATCGGACTCTATTTCTTAATTACAGGAAATCCGCGTTTGATCATCAATGCATCCACGATCGGGTCACGCCCTCGGAAATTACGGTAAGCTTGGGCCGGGTCGATCGTGTTTCCGACCGAGAAGATAAAATCCTTTAGCCTTTTACCGACCTTTTTATCGTATGGGCCGCCTGCTTCGGTAAAGGCTCCGTAAGCATCCGCAGTGAGAACATCCGACCATAGATAGCTGTAATATCCGGCCGAGTAACCGTCGTTCGCGAAGATATGTCCGAATTGTGGCGTTCGATGCCGCATTACTATCTCATTAGGCATCCCGAGAGCGGCAAGAGTCTCCTTTTCGAATGCATCGGGATCGATCTTTTTGTCACCCGCCAGATGTAGTTTCATATCGACGAGTGCACTTGCGAGATATTCGGTAGTCTCAAAGCCCTGATTGAACGTACCTGCTTTTTCGATCTTATCTACAAGTGCTTGCGGAATCGGTTTGCCGGTCTTATAGTGCAGGGCAAATTTTTGGAGCACTTCGGGCGTTGACATCCAGTGTTCCATCAACTGAGAAGGGAACTCGACATAATCGCGGGCAACATTTGTTCCTGACAACGTCGGAAAGGTTACGTTCGACGACAATCCATGGAGGGCGTGGCCAAACTCGTGAAACATCGTTTCAGCATCATCCCAAGAGATGAGGACCGGTTCGCCGGGATTGCCCTTAACAAAATTCGCATTATTTGAGACGATCGTCGTGATGTCGCCGTCCAGTCGGTTTTGATTTCGGTAGGCGTTCATCCAAGCTCCCGAACGCTTGCCGTCCCGGGCATATGGGTCGAAGTACCACACTCCGATATGCTTACCGGTGGACTTGCTCTTCACCTCATAAACCGAAACGTCAGGATGATACACTGCGATACCGCTCAGCGGTGTGAACGAAAAATCAAATATCTCACCCGCTACCCAGAACATCGCGTCGCGTATCTTATCTAGCTGCAGATAAGGTTTGACTTCGTTCTGGTCGAGGTCATATTTGTCTTTACGAACCTTCTCGGCATAGTAGCGATAGTCCCAGGCTTCGATCTTGATCTTGGCACCTTCCTTATTCGCAAGTGCCTGCATGTCGGCTACTTCTTCTTTAACACGACCAATTGCGGCGGGCCAGACGCCCTCCATCAGTTTCATCGCATTTTCAGGTGTCTTTGCCATCTGCGGTTCCAAACGCCAATGGGCGTGCGTGGCGTAGCCGAGCAACTTAGCCCTTTCGGCCCGCAGTTGCAGGATCTCAGGAATAATGCCGTTATTGTCGCGCGCGTCGCCGTTGTCACCGCGATTGATGAACATCTTAAACGCTTTTTCGCGAAGGTCACGGCGATCTGAGTAGGTCAGGAATGGGTCGATCGACGAGCGAGTGTTGCGGATCATCCATTGGCCGGCCTTACCCTTGGAAGTAGCCGCGGCAGCGGCAGAATCCTTGAGCGATTGCGGCAACCCTGCAAGATCGGCCTCGGAGGTCAATACAAGGTTCAGTTGACCCTCATCACCTAAAAGATTTTGGCTGAATTTGGTAAACAGCCCGGCAAGTTTCTGATTGATCTCAGCAAGCCGAGCTTTTTTCGCTGCATCGAGCTTTGCGCCTTGTCGGACGAAGTCAGTGTAGTATTTCCAAACCAAGCGATATTTCTCGCCCTTGACAGATCTCTTTTTGACTCGAGATCATAAACTGCCTTAATACGATTAAAAAGTGCCGAGTTCTGAGTGATCTTGTCTCCGTGGGCAGCGAGGGCCGGCTCCATTTCAGTCTGAATCGGTTCGAAGTCATCCGAACTCATACTGGTCGACCAAATGCCGTAGATCGTCGAGACACGATCAAGCATTTGTCCCGAACGCTCGATAGCGGCGATCGTGTTTTCAAACGACGGCTTCGCCGGGTTTGACGCGATCGTGTCCACCTCTTTCAGATTTTCGGCCATCGCGGTTTCAAGCGCAGGCTTAAAATCCGCGATCTTGACCTTGTCAAAAGGCGGTAAACCGCCGTATGGCCCGGCCCATTTCGCCGTCAAAGGATTTACGGCCGCTTCAGCGATCGCAGTCGTTTTTATTGAACTGTTTGTCATAAACATCGCGATCCCGAATACACCCAGACCAAGTGCCGCGAGACGGTAACCAAGCTTTTTGTACATCTATTGTGTCTCCTGAATTTGTAGAACTATATTAATGTTTTACGTGTCTAGCTACAAATGTCCGCAAAAATGAAAACGCAAAAGAAAATTGCGTGGTGCCATTGTGATGTATAGAATTCGCAGAGTGTTGCAGATATCGAACTGCCCGTGTAAGGATCCTTAGAATGTAACCACTGGTAAGGGAGATTTCGGCCTTTGAGATAGGATAGAGAAGGAGGCTGAAGATGAAGAGGAGTAAGTTTAGTGAAGGGCAGGTATTGGGGATATTGAAAGCGGTGGAGAGGTCGAAGGTGGCTGAGGAGCCGCGAGCATTCGATCTCGGATTCGACGTATTTCAACTGGAAGGCGAAGTATGGCGGGATGACAGCGAGCGAGATCAAGAGGCTGCGGGAGCTTGAGGAAGAGAACGCAAAGCTGAAAGCGATGTACGCGGAGATGAGTTTAGAGAACCGAGCGTTGAAGGACTTCGAAAAAGGCTGGTGACGCCGTTGAGGCGAGAGGCGGTCGGGTATTTGAAAACGGAACATGAGCTTAGTGAGAGGCGTGCGGTGAAGCGGGTTGATATGAGACGGGTGTATCGGTACTGCCGCACAAAGGACGACGCGGTTGATCAAGCTCTGGGCAATCTCGCCAGAGACCATCCCGATCTCGGATTTGGGAAGTTCACGATCTGCTCAGCCACGGGCACGGTTGGAACCACAAGCGTGTGCACCGTGTTTACTGCGAGATGAAGCTGAACAAGCGTCGAAAGTATAAGCGGCGTGTTCCGACGAGGCATCCTGAGCCATTGACGGTTCCCGTCAGTGCGAACCAAAGCTGGTCGGCGGATTTCATGAGCGATGCATTGGGTGACGGACGTCGGTTTGCACCTTTAACGTGATCGACGACCACCGACGCAGGTGCTGGCAATCGAGATCGATCTCAATCTCGGAAGCAGAAGGGTCATCAGAGTGCTTGACCGGCTCGCCGAAACGAGAGGCCTGCCGCAGCGGATCCGATTCGATAAGGACCGGAGTTCACGAGCGTAGCAGTCGCGGACTGGGCCGAGCAGAACCAGGTCGAGCTCGCGTTCATCAAACCGGACGCCCAATGCAAAACGGCTACGTCGAGCGTTTTAACAGGACATATCGTCAGGCGATCCTCGATATGTATATCTTTGAAAGTTTGGACCAGGTACGAGAACTAACGGCCAAGTGGATCGATTTCTACAACCGCCGCGGCCGCGATGCTCTGGGAGGCAGCCTCCCAGAGCATCTCTGACACGTTCTCCTTAACCCGAAAACTCCAATTTAGACGGGTAACAATCAGGGGAGGTTTACACCCGGATCGAAAAGAAGCTGCGTTAATGCAAAAACGGACACCGTGGAGGTGTCCGTGAGTTGTTGATATGAATGGTACACCCGGCATGATTCGAACATGCGACCCCTTGATTCGTAGTCAAGTACTCTATCCAGCTGAGCTACGGGTGCTTAAAAGCAAGTAGATAGACTACAAATCAAACGGCGATGTGTCAAGTTACAACCTACTTTGCAAAATAACCGGTCTTTGTACGCGAGATCAGGGCCGTGTCCGAGGTTTCGAGTGTGATCGTGCGCCATTTGCCGTCACGCTTTTCATTTATGGGTTGGTATTCGATCGTATATAGCGTCCTGAGATCAGCCGCGACCTTTGCGTAAAGCGTGCCCATTTCCTCGAGTCGGTTGATGGTATTTACAACGCCGCCGGTACGGTCAGCGATGATCTGGAGTCTTGTACGTGCGGCATTGTACATCGCAACCTGTCGCGGCGTCGGATCGGCAAGTTTCGCGGGGTCTCCGGTCGGCAAAGCGAGCGGATAGATAGTAACGCCCTGACGATCGGCCTTGTTGAGCACTCGCTGCAGAATGTCGCTTGTCTCAGGTTTGATCGCGGACGGAATCTGATCGTCGGGCAGATTCGCCATTTGCTCACGGTCGATGTCCCTTACGGCGGTATCGATCCCGTCGGACAGAACTATTATCGCCTTTCGGCGGCTTTTTTCGCCGGATAGCTTTTCGAGAGCCAGATCGATCGCCTTAAATAGCTGGGTCTTGCCGCGTCCATTGGAAAGTTCGATAGACGTGCCGATCGTTCGACGGTCGGTCGTAAAATCATTACGAACATTCACCTTGTCGTAAAATTCGATCACCGCTACGCGATCTTGGGGAGTCAGGGCATCGACAAATCTGAACGCTGATTGTTTCATCACTTGTCGGAATCCAAGCGTCGATCCGCTCATATCCAAGATCATCACCACGCTGAACGGGGCAGACGATGGTTCAAATCGTGTGATCTGCTGCTTTACACCGTCCTCGTAGATAGTAAAGTTCGAACGGTCGAGGTTCACCATCGGTCGTCCTCGCCCGTCGACGACGCCAACATTCAAACGAACGATAGACGAATCGACACGGATCGGATCGTCGTCCTGTCCAAATGCAACAGTTGCGATCGTCGTAAGCAAAATTAGAATGGCAATCGCCCGAACTGATGACATAACAGAATATTAACAATCAGACGCTATTTATCGAAGTGCGGGTTGTATATCGATTGACGACAAAATTCCCTTAACATTAACAAAATAATCGGATACAATCAGAGATTATTTGCATTGACCGGAATCACGGAACGTAAATTCCGCAAAATCCGGGTTCGCAAACGTCTACGAAAGGTGACCCGAATGCTCTTTCGACCGAAATTTTGTGCAAACTGCGGAATTAAGATCGAACGATCCGAGTGGCGTCCTTGGACGAGTCACCGATTCTGTCAGGTTTGTGAAACGGAATTCAAGGGGCAGGATCTGATCATTAGAGTTTTGGTCGGGGCGTGCCTGGTGATCGGTATTGTTGGCGTCGGAGGGTATTTTGAGCGAGGTGTCGCTCAGAGATCGGCAATGCCGGATCAGGCTAAACGTTTTGCAGAGGCACCGCCTCAGACACGCACTCCGGTTGCTGCGCCGAATGCGGAAGTGAATAATAAGCCGCAACCGTACTCAACAACTCGGTCAGCAACGAATGTTGAAGTTGATTCGTCAAACTCTGCGAGAAGTGCGAGTAATGCGGTCGATCAGCCCTCAGCAGAGGGTGAGGTAAAGTATTTTTGCGGTGCTCAGACCAAAAAGGGCACGCCGTGTTCGCGAAAGGTAAAGGGGAATATTCGCTGTTACCAGCACGAGGGATTGCCGGCTATGCTACCGGCAAGTAAGTTGCGTATCGGATGAAAGAGATCAATAGGATCGGTTAGGTATTTATAGGCTAAATAATGAAACCACTTGCTCCAAACACAATGATCCAGAACCGCTATTTAGTGGTTCACCTGATTGGCAAAGGCGGTATGGGCGAGGTCTATCTCGCTGTTGACCAGCGTTTGGGTAGCGCCATAGCTCTCAAGCGTACCAGTTTTGCGGATGACGCCGGTCTTGCCGCCGCCTTTGAAAGGGAAGCCAAAATACTGGCACGCTTACGGCATCCGGTATTACCAAAGGTCAGCGATCACTTTACGGATAACGGTGAGCAGTATCTAGTGATGGAGCATATATCGGGAGACGATCTATCGCAGCGTCTTGAAACGGCAAATAAAAAGTTCCCCCTCAGTTGGGTAATGTTTTGGGCAGATCAGCTTCTGGACGCACTTTCATACCTGCATTCGCACGAACCGCCGATCATTCATCGCGACATCAAACCGCAGAATCTTAAGCTTACGGATGAGAATCATATCGTGCTCCTCGATTTCGGATTAAGTAAGGACACTGCCAATAAGTC encodes:
- a CDS encoding carboxypeptidase regulatory-like domain-containing protein — protein: MKQFYITFLMILSFGAAAIASGQAVTVTAPTQFVLVGSTPTLAITASDTTGLGILGYRGEITYNPNVIVVVGGNAGCNVSGTISSSFVAFCSDNFVNATTRRIDFFTSGAVPLTGAGDLIKFNFTVVGAAGTSSPLTFTDFFFNEGGPFDPIDVTVNGLITIVPASAAAASLSGRVVAQDGRPLPRIRVTLIDASGDVSQAISSVFGYYRFDDVQIGQSYLLQASSKSYLFVPKVVTLGDELNEIDIIALP
- a CDS encoding carboxypeptidase regulatory-like domain-containing protein, encoding MNQISDAAARALPATFVSGTIDISGTASNGFSVSGTVVSSSGMPISNVTIVLTDRTGIARSANSNPFGFFEIKNIPTGVVYTLSATSKRYSFPTSTVVMNADLVGIDLVADP
- a CDS encoding transposase: MRSREHSISDSTYFNWKAKYGGMTASEIKRLRELEEENAKLKAMYAEMSLENRALKDFEKGW
- a CDS encoding transposase, translated to MQNGYVERFNRTYRQAILDMYIFESLDQVRELTAKWIDFYNRRGRDALGGSLPEHL
- a CDS encoding VWA domain-containing protein, which translates into the protein MSSVRAIAILILLTTIATVAFGQDDDPIRVDSSIVRLNVGVVDGRGRPMVNLDRSNFTIYEDGVKQQITRFEPSSAPFSVVMILDMSGSTLGFRQVMKQSAFRFVDALTPQDRVAVIEFYDKVNVRNDFTTDRRTIGTSIELSNGRGKTQLFKAIDLALEKLSGEKSRRKAIIVLSDGIDTAVRDIDREQMANLPDDQIPSAIKPETSDILQRVLNKADRQGVTIYPLALPTGDPAKLADPTPRQVAMYNAARTRLQIIADRTGGVVNTINRLEEMGTLYAKVAADLRTLYTIEYQPINEKRDGKWRTITLETSDTALISRTKTGYFAK